The Desulfuromonas versatilis genome has a segment encoding these proteins:
- the gcvH gene encoding glycine cleavage system protein GcvH yields MEFPEDLKYTEEHEWVLLEDGIVTVGITDFAQDSLGDVVFVELPEVGTMVEEGKAFGVVESVKAVSDVYAPVSGEVVEVNEDLPDTPELINTSPYEDGWMIKIRLTEPGQVDDLMDAEQYQAFVEKE; encoded by the coding sequence ATGGAATTTCCCGAGGACTTGAAGTACACCGAAGAGCACGAATGGGTTCTGCTCGAGGACGGCATCGTCACCGTAGGGATCACCGATTTTGCCCAGGACTCCCTGGGGGACGTGGTATTCGTGGAACTGCCCGAGGTCGGGACCATGGTCGAGGAAGGCAAGGCCTTCGGCGTGGTCGAGTCGGTCAAGGCGGTCTCCGATGTCTATGCCCCGGTCTCCGGGGAGGTGGTCGAGGTCAATGAGGACCTGCCCGATACCCCCGAGCTGATCAACACCTCCCCTTACGAGGACGGCTGGATGATCAAGATCCGCCTGACCGAGCCCGGGCAGGTCGACGATCTGATGGACGCCGAGCAGTACCAGGCATTCGTCGAGAAGGAATAA
- the gcvPA gene encoding aminomethyl-transferring glycine dehydrogenase subunit GcvPA yields the protein MRYIPHTQEDIQQMLETVGVGSLEELFEEIPKSVRLQRPLDLSAPLSEPELLRHLRSLADRNATPDSMPSFLGGGAYNHFIPAAVDQLISRSEFYTAYTPYQPEISQGTLQAIFEYQTLVCQLTGMDVANASMYDGASACAEAVLMAVRATRRKRVLISEALHPEYRETVATYCRYLDVELVPVPFDASGGTDMSALSSLLDKETAALVVGYPNFFGVVEDLAAQAEVAHGLGARLVAAVQEPIALGLLKSPGELGADIVAGEGQSFGIPVAFGGPYLGFFAARQKDLRTMPGRLVGETLDTRGQRGFVLTLATREQHIRREKATSNICSNEGLCALMATIYLSLMGKSGIREVAVQNFSKAEYAKRAIGALQGFSIPFAGATFNEFVVEAGVEAGAVLERLERQGILGGIALGGYFPEMSNRFLVCVTEQNSRQEIDALVAALAGGEK from the coding sequence ATGCGCTATATTCCCCACACCCAGGAAGACATCCAGCAGATGCTGGAAACCGTCGGGGTCGGATCGCTGGAGGAGCTGTTCGAAGAAATCCCCAAGTCGGTGCGTCTGCAGCGGCCCCTCGACCTTTCCGCGCCCCTGTCCGAACCGGAACTGCTCCGTCATCTGCGGAGCCTGGCCGATCGCAATGCCACCCCTGACTCCATGCCGAGTTTCCTCGGCGGCGGCGCCTACAATCATTTCATCCCGGCGGCGGTCGACCAGTTGATCTCCCGCAGTGAATTCTATACCGCCTACACCCCCTACCAGCCGGAGATCAGCCAGGGGACCCTGCAGGCGATCTTCGAATACCAGACCCTGGTCTGCCAGCTGACGGGGATGGACGTGGCCAACGCCTCCATGTACGACGGTGCCTCGGCCTGTGCCGAAGCGGTGTTGATGGCGGTGCGCGCCACCCGGCGCAAACGGGTCCTGATTTCCGAGGCCCTGCATCCGGAGTACCGCGAAACGGTGGCCACCTACTGCCGCTACCTCGATGTGGAGCTGGTCCCGGTCCCCTTCGATGCTTCGGGAGGCACCGACATGAGCGCGCTCTCCTCGCTGCTCGACAAGGAGACCGCCGCGCTGGTCGTGGGCTATCCCAACTTTTTCGGCGTAGTCGAGGATCTCGCGGCCCAGGCCGAAGTGGCCCATGGGCTGGGGGCGCGGCTGGTCGCTGCGGTGCAGGAGCCCATCGCCCTGGGATTGCTCAAATCCCCCGGGGAGTTGGGTGCCGACATCGTCGCCGGCGAGGGGCAGAGTTTCGGGATCCCCGTTGCCTTCGGCGGCCCCTACCTGGGGTTCTTCGCCGCCCGCCAGAAGGATCTGCGCACCATGCCCGGCCGGCTGGTGGGGGAGACCCTCGATACCCGGGGGCAGCGCGGCTTTGTCCTGACCCTGGCCACCCGCGAGCAGCACATCCGCCGCGAAAAAGCCACCTCCAACATCTGCTCCAACGAAGGCCTCTGTGCCCTGATGGCGACCATCTACCTGTCGCTGATGGGCAAATCCGGTATCCGCGAGGTCGCCGTGCAGAACTTCTCCAAGGCCGAGTATGCCAAGCGGGCCATCGGCGCCCTGCAGGGCTTTTCCATCCCCTTTGCCGGGGCGACCTTCAACGAATTCGTGGTCGAGGCCGGCGTGGAGGCCGGGGCGGTGCTGGAGCGGCTGGAACGCCAGGGGATTCTGGGCGGCATCGCGCTGGGAGGGTATTTTCCGGAAATGTCCAACCGGTTTCTGGTCTGCGTCACCGAGCAGAACAGTCGGCAGGAGATCGACGCCCTGGTGGCGGCCCTGGCAGGAGGTGAAAAATGA
- the gcvPB gene encoding aminomethyl-transferring glycine dehydrogenase subunit GcvPB, whose translation MSSVGTSGLVLNEKLIFEHSDPGRKGYSLPALDVPEAQLPTALVREEVAGFPELSEVDVVRHFTRLSTWNYGVDSGFYPLGSCTMKYNPKVNEAAARLAGFAGAHPLAPEHLSQGALELMFSLQQELAEVSGFPAVTLQPAAGAHGELTGMLIIRAWHEAQGNPRRKVLIPDTAHGTNPATAALCGYEVVSIPSDGVLSAERVAELMDENVAGLMVTNPNTLGLFESQIKEICEVVHAKGGLVYCDGANLNALMGIARPGDMGIDVMHFNLHKTFSTPHGGGGPGAGPVGVTAALEPFLPVPVVVREAGQYRLDSQRPQSIGRMRAFHGNFGILVRAYAYIRTLGGAGLKHASQMAVLNANYIRARLEGTYHLPYKQRSLHEVVFSERNLPNDCHTLDVAKRLIDYGYHPPTVYFPLVVKGAIMIEPTETESQEVLDEFCEAMLAIAAEARDNPELLHQAPVRTRVGRMDETAAARNPRLKWEG comes from the coding sequence ATGAGCAGTGTCGGTACCAGCGGACTGGTTCTCAACGAAAAACTGATATTCGAGCATTCGGACCCCGGGCGCAAGGGCTACAGCCTGCCGGCGCTCGACGTGCCCGAAGCGCAGCTCCCCACGGCGCTGGTCCGGGAGGAGGTTGCCGGCTTCCCCGAACTCTCCGAGGTCGACGTGGTGCGCCACTTCACCCGGTTGTCCACCTGGAACTACGGGGTTGATTCGGGCTTCTATCCCCTGGGCAGCTGCACCATGAAGTACAACCCCAAGGTCAACGAGGCCGCGGCGCGCCTGGCCGGCTTCGCCGGGGCGCATCCGCTGGCCCCCGAGCATCTCAGCCAGGGGGCGCTGGAGCTGATGTTCAGCCTGCAGCAGGAACTGGCCGAGGTCTCCGGGTTCCCCGCCGTCACCCTGCAGCCGGCGGCCGGAGCCCACGGCGAGTTGACCGGCATGCTGATCATCCGCGCCTGGCACGAGGCCCAGGGCAACCCGCGCAGGAAGGTGCTGATCCCCGACACCGCTCACGGCACCAACCCGGCCACCGCGGCTCTGTGCGGCTACGAGGTGGTTTCCATCCCCTCCGACGGGGTGCTCAGCGCCGAGCGGGTCGCCGAACTGATGGACGAGAACGTGGCCGGGCTGATGGTGACCAACCCCAACACCCTGGGGCTGTTCGAATCGCAGATCAAGGAGATCTGTGAGGTGGTGCATGCCAAGGGCGGGCTGGTCTACTGCGACGGTGCCAACCTCAACGCCCTGATGGGGATCGCCCGGCCCGGGGATATGGGCATCGACGTGATGCATTTCAACCTGCACAAGACCTTCTCCACGCCCCATGGCGGCGGCGGGCCGGGGGCCGGCCCCGTCGGGGTCACCGCGGCCCTGGAGCCGTTTCTGCCGGTGCCGGTGGTGGTGCGCGAGGCGGGGCAGTATCGCCTCGACTCCCAGCGGCCGCAGAGCATCGGCCGGATGCGGGCTTTTCACGGCAACTTCGGCATCCTGGTGCGGGCCTATGCCTACATTCGCACCCTGGGCGGCGCGGGGCTCAAGCACGCCAGCCAGATGGCGGTGCTCAACGCCAACTACATCCGCGCCCGCCTGGAGGGGACCTACCATCTGCCCTACAAGCAGCGCTCGCTGCACGAGGTGGTCTTCTCCGAGCGCAACCTGCCCAACGACTGCCATACCCTGGATGTGGCCAAGCGGCTGATCGACTACGGTTACCATCCGCCGACCGTCTACTTCCCCCTGGTGGTCAAGGGCGCGATCATGATCGAGCCGACCGAAACGGAAAGTCAGGAAGTCCTGGATGAGTTCTGCGAGGCGATGCTGGCCATCGCCGCAGAAGCCAGGGACAACCCCGAACTGCTGCACCAGGCACCGGTCCGCACGCGGGTCGGGCGCATGGACGAAACCGCAGCGGCGCGCAATCCGCGGCTGAAGTGGGAAGGGTAG
- a CDS encoding energy transducer TonB: MFQERRQSHLLAAFFILSLLLHLLLIYLLPQRSLVPAPRPEPVYVEVRPPRPAPPRERELDVPAPPEPEQPRETPARRLGPQDQVVTRETAPRGADVEDRLPAAPSPRGAPQPRPQPQTRPQPKPAAPAAPRQQEPRNRAAAEEAARPQSQAEPQAAPQTAPPREKLPDLQSLLTLPQTTVARLESEWRQKYRADVEQGDAVWLDMERDLLYSFFKRFRDNIYAVWNYPARSAERGDEGTCLLKITVNRDGTLRQVQLMESSGHKVLDEEALQAVQKGSPFGPLPRSFTKDELSIFAFFRYNLTRRVIY, encoded by the coding sequence ATGTTTCAAGAACGCCGACAAAGCCACCTCCTGGCAGCCTTTTTCATCCTCTCGCTGCTGCTGCACCTGCTGCTGATTTACCTGCTGCCGCAGCGCTCCCTGGTCCCGGCCCCCCGGCCCGAACCGGTCTATGTCGAGGTGCGCCCCCCCCGCCCCGCGCCGCCCCGCGAGCGCGAACTCGACGTGCCTGCCCCGCCCGAGCCGGAGCAGCCCCGGGAAACCCCGGCCAGGCGCCTCGGGCCCCAGGACCAGGTCGTGACCCGGGAGACGGCCCCCCGCGGCGCGGACGTCGAGGACAGGCTGCCCGCTGCGCCTTCACCGCGGGGGGCTCCCCAGCCCCGCCCGCAGCCCCAGACCCGACCCCAACCGAAGCCTGCCGCGCCCGCCGCGCCGCGGCAGCAGGAGCCGCGCAACCGGGCCGCCGCCGAGGAGGCGGCGCGCCCGCAATCTCAAGCGGAGCCCCAGGCCGCCCCGCAGACGGCTCCGCCGAGGGAGAAGCTCCCCGACTTGCAGTCGCTGCTGACGCTGCCCCAGACGACGGTCGCCCGCCTCGAGAGCGAATGGCGCCAGAAATACCGGGCGGATGTCGAGCAGGGCGACGCGGTCTGGCTCGACATGGAAAGGGACCTGCTCTATTCGTTTTTCAAGCGTTTCCGGGACAACATCTACGCGGTCTGGAATTATCCGGCCCGCTCGGCGGAACGCGGCGACGAAGGGACCTGCCTGCTGAAAATCACCGTCAACCGCGACGGCACGCTGCGCCAGGTGCAGCTGATGGAAAGCAGCGGCCACAAGGTCCTCGACGAGGAAGCCCTCCAGGCGGTGCAGAAGGGCTCGCCCTTCGGCCCCCTGCCGCGCTCCTTTACCAAGGACGAGTTGAGCATTTTCGCGTTCTTCCGCTACAACCTGACCCGCCGGGTCATCTACTGA
- the pta gene encoding phosphate acetyltransferase, with product MHLVDQIKAKARQNLQTVVLPEGYDDRMVQAAGQIVKDGLAKVVLLGNPATLGTKAQELGASLDGVTLLDPKSAPKLEQYIDELVELRKKKGLSREAAKELLTGDDNLYFGAMMVRMGDAGGAVAGAYNTTGDVLRAAFQVVGTAPGMKTVSSVFLMVTKTPEFGENGTLLFADCAVNPNPDAQALAEIAVATARSCKSFLGVEARVGMLSFSTKGSAKHEDVDKVLKALEIAKGMDPALQIDGELQADAALLPKVGAKKAPGSPVAGKANTIIFPTLDAGNIGYKLVERLAGAEAVGPIIQGLAKPVNDLSRGCSVEDIISVSAITAVQAQA from the coding sequence ATGCACTTAGTCGATCAGATAAAAGCCAAGGCCCGTCAGAACCTGCAAACCGTGGTCCTGCCCGAGGGGTACGACGACCGCATGGTCCAGGCTGCCGGCCAGATAGTCAAGGACGGCCTGGCCAAGGTGGTCCTGCTGGGCAACCCCGCGACCCTCGGGACCAAGGCGCAGGAACTCGGCGCTTCCCTCGATGGGGTGACCCTGCTCGACCCGAAGAGCGCCCCCAAGCTGGAGCAGTACATCGATGAACTGGTGGAGCTGCGCAAGAAAAAAGGGCTTTCGCGCGAGGCGGCCAAAGAGCTGCTCACCGGGGACGACAACCTCTACTTCGGTGCCATGATGGTGCGCATGGGCGATGCCGGCGGCGCCGTGGCCGGGGCCTACAACACCACCGGCGACGTGCTGCGGGCCGCCTTCCAGGTGGTCGGGACCGCGCCGGGCATGAAGACCGTATCCTCGGTATTCCTGATGGTCACCAAGACCCCCGAGTTCGGCGAGAACGGCACTCTGCTGTTCGCCGACTGCGCCGTCAACCCCAATCCCGACGCCCAGGCCCTGGCCGAGATCGCCGTGGCCACCGCCCGCAGCTGCAAGAGCTTCCTGGGGGTCGAGGCCCGGGTCGGCATGCTCTCCTTCTCCACCAAGGGGAGCGCCAAGCACGAGGACGTGGACAAGGTCCTCAAGGCCCTGGAAATCGCCAAGGGGATGGACCCGGCCCTGCAGATCGACGGTGAACTGCAGGCCGACGCCGCGCTGCTGCCCAAGGTCGGGGCGAAAAAGGCCCCCGGCTCTCCGGTGGCGGGCAAGGCCAACACCATCATCTTCCCCACGCTGGACGCGGGCAACATCGGCTACAAGCTGGTCGAGCGCCTCGCCGGCGCCGAGGCCGTCGGCCCCATCATCCAGGGCCTGGCCAAGCCGGTCAACGACCTGTCCCGCGGCTGTTCCGTGGAGGATATCATCAGCGTCTCGGCGATCACCGCGGTGCAGGCGCAGGCCTGA
- a CDS encoding acetate kinase: MDILALNCGSSSVKYQLFDWKKKEVIAKGMVERVTIGDSFIIHEVPGRETYREEYECPTHEVAIHLIIKMLADTKHGVVKDIQQISAVGHRVVHGGEKFTRSVLIDDAVLEAIKEVQHLAPLHNPPNISGIEAAKSVLPQVPHIAIFDTAFHQTMPKAAYTYPLPLEWYEKYGVRRYGFHGTSHLYVSKRAAVLLGKAPKDCNIITMHIGNGVSHSAIKGGVSVDTSMGLTPLEGAVMGTRCGDIDPAIPAFIMEKENLGPKQIDSILNKKSGVLGITGHYTDRRDVIEGAENGDERCQLALEIEAYRLKKYIGSYAAAVGGIDAVVFTAGVGEMGWQIREKTLEGLEFMGIHLDKEKNRNTMTRKRESVITRPDSPVKVFVIPTDEELVFTEDVVAILEGTYADHMNFRYSFASSEFQRK, translated from the coding sequence ATGGACATTCTCGCTTTGAACTGCGGCAGCTCATCGGTCAAGTACCAGCTTTTCGACTGGAAGAAGAAGGAAGTGATCGCCAAGGGGATGGTGGAAAGGGTCACCATCGGCGACTCGTTCATCATCCACGAGGTCCCCGGCCGCGAAACCTACCGCGAAGAATACGAATGCCCCACCCACGAAGTCGCCATCCATCTGATCATCAAGATGCTGGCCGACACCAAGCACGGGGTGGTCAAGGACATCCAGCAGATCTCCGCGGTCGGCCATCGCGTGGTCCACGGCGGGGAGAAGTTCACCCGCTCGGTCCTCATCGACGACGCGGTGCTCGAGGCGATCAAGGAAGTTCAGCACCTGGCCCCCCTGCACAACCCGCCGAACATCTCCGGCATCGAGGCCGCCAAATCGGTGCTGCCGCAGGTGCCGCACATCGCCATCTTCGACACCGCCTTCCACCAGACCATGCCCAAGGCCGCCTACACCTACCCCCTGCCCCTGGAGTGGTATGAGAAATACGGCGTGCGCCGCTACGGGTTCCACGGCACCAGCCACCTGTACGTCTCCAAGCGGGCGGCGGTCCTGCTCGGCAAGGCGCCCAAGGACTGCAACATCATCACCATGCACATCGGCAACGGAGTCTCCCACTCGGCGATCAAGGGCGGGGTTTCAGTGGACACCTCCATGGGCCTGACCCCCCTCGAGGGGGCGGTCATGGGGACCCGCTGCGGCGACATCGACCCGGCCATCCCCGCCTTCATCATGGAGAAGGAGAACTTGGGCCCCAAGCAGATCGACTCGATCCTCAACAAGAAATCGGGGGTCCTGGGGATCACCGGGCACTACACCGACCGGCGCGACGTGATCGAAGGGGCCGAAAACGGCGATGAGCGCTGTCAGCTGGCGCTGGAGATCGAAGCCTACCGGCTGAAAAAGTACATCGGCTCCTACGCGGCTGCCGTTGGCGGCATCGACGCGGTGGTCTTCACCGCCGGGGTGGGGGAGATGGGTTGGCAGATCCGCGAAAAAACCCTGGAGGGGCTCGAGTTCATGGGCATCCACCTGGACAAGGAGAAAAACCGCAACACCATGACCCGCAAGCGGGAGAGCGTGATCACCCGCCCCGACTCCCCGGTCAAGGTTTTCGTCATCCCGACGGACGAGGAGTTGGTGTTCACCGAGGATGTGGTCGCCATCCTCGAGGGGACCTACGCAGACCACATGAACTTCCGCTATTCCTTCGCCAGCAGCGAATTTCAGCGCAAGTAG
- a CDS encoding DUF362 domain-containing protein has protein sequence MAHNITEECINCGACEPACPVDAISEQGDVRVIDAATCTDCGACVDTCPVDAIQAP, from the coding sequence TTGGCCCACAACATTACCGAAGAGTGCATCAACTGCGGCGCCTGCGAGCCGGCTTGCCCGGTCGACGCCATCAGCGAGCAGGGCGATGTCCGTGTGATCGATGCAGCCACCTGCACCGACTGCGGCGCCTGTGTCGACACCTGCCCGGTGGACGCCATTCAGGCTCCCTGA
- the tatA gene encoding twin-arginine translocase TatA/TatE family subunit yields the protein MFGLGTTELIIILVLVLVIFGAGKLPEIGGALGKGIRSFKKGISDRDEIDITPEENAKKPEDKEGEKQ from the coding sequence ATGTTTGGACTGGGTACGACGGAACTGATCATCATCCTGGTACTGGTGCTGGTAATCTTCGGCGCCGGCAAGCTCCCCGAGATCGGCGGGGCCCTCGGCAAGGGGATCCGCAGTTTCAAGAAAGGGATCAGCGACCGGGACGAGATCGACATCACCCCCGAGGAGAATGCGAAGAAACCCGAGGACAAGGAGGGGGAGAAGCAGTAG
- a CDS encoding DUF3426 domain-containing protein, whose amino-acid sequence MIIQCPECQTRFKVADDKVKPGGIKVRCAKCRHIFLAQRPQPALAPEQQPPEPAAEKPAENFAPPEETPPPTQPEAPAAFPTATAARPPEPPPQQKDQFDSFSLDATPEGPAEEDFEGFEEFSTSPDAAIASVPPAEQPDESEETWDAGFGEESAEQAFGAEFAGDEEQRPLEDEFDFGAESEPFPSEAGPDTMEEELAGEEEAGLDSPDEFSFSDEPEAAADELSGDDFAFEEALESGAGEKGLDFAEEPPAFNWEEETESGAAELSGAADEFDFGDAEEASEEAEEFDFSGMTFGEEESPEPARSEPDPEEDAFGSLSLDLDEPAAAAPAAAAAVPPAAAERQAAEAEEEPLEAPLPVPKKRKSALSGLTLFLLLLLFGLLGAAGYFIWSEGSLDQALQRLTGQQAPARPAGQIRLSELNSFFVNNLAEGQLFVISGQAINEFTEARSAVTVKGVLFDKNGKALVQQTVFCGNALDEDALRSMPFSRIEESMNNQFGDSLSNLNIGAGKAIPFTIVFKNLPPDLAEFIVEVVDSKPASK is encoded by the coding sequence ATGATCATCCAATGCCCCGAGTGCCAGACTCGCTTCAAGGTGGCCGACGACAAGGTAAAGCCGGGCGGCATCAAGGTGCGCTGCGCCAAGTGCCGGCACATCTTCCTCGCCCAGCGTCCCCAGCCGGCCCTGGCGCCAGAGCAGCAACCCCCGGAGCCTGCGGCTGAAAAGCCTGCGGAAAATTTTGCCCCTCCCGAGGAAACTCCCCCGCCCACCCAACCGGAGGCGCCCGCCGCCTTTCCGACCGCTACCGCCGCCAGACCGCCGGAGCCGCCACCCCAGCAGAAGGACCAATTCGACAGCTTCAGCCTGGACGCCACCCCGGAGGGCCCCGCCGAAGAGGATTTCGAGGGATTCGAAGAGTTTTCGACCTCCCCGGATGCCGCCATAGCGTCGGTCCCCCCGGCAGAGCAGCCCGACGAGAGCGAAGAGACCTGGGATGCCGGGTTCGGGGAAGAGAGCGCCGAGCAGGCCTTCGGCGCGGAGTTTGCCGGCGACGAGGAGCAACGCCCCCTGGAAGATGAGTTCGACTTCGGCGCGGAGAGTGAACCATTCCCAAGTGAAGCGGGTCCCGACACCATGGAGGAGGAGTTAGCCGGCGAGGAAGAAGCGGGCTTGGACTCCCCGGATGAGTTCTCCTTCAGCGATGAACCTGAGGCAGCGGCCGACGAACTTTCCGGGGATGATTTCGCCTTCGAGGAGGCCCTGGAATCCGGCGCCGGGGAGAAGGGTCTCGATTTCGCCGAGGAGCCGCCCGCCTTCAACTGGGAGGAGGAAACGGAGAGCGGTGCGGCGGAGCTTTCCGGCGCCGCCGACGAGTTTGACTTCGGCGATGCGGAGGAGGCCTCCGAAGAGGCCGAGGAATTCGACTTCAGCGGGATGACCTTCGGCGAGGAGGAGTCCCCCGAGCCGGCCCGCAGCGAACCGGACCCGGAGGAGGACGCCTTCGGCAGCCTCTCTCTGGACCTGGACGAGCCTGCGGCGGCCGCCCCGGCGGCGGCTGCGGCGGTGCCCCCAGCGGCGGCGGAGCGCCAGGCCGCCGAAGCCGAAGAAGAACCCCTGGAAGCCCCCCTGCCGGTGCCGAAAAAACGCAAGAGCGCGCTTTCGGGGCTGACCCTGTTTCTGCTGCTGCTGTTGTTCGGCCTGCTCGGGGCGGCGGGGTATTTCATCTGGAGCGAGGGGTCGCTGGACCAGGCCCTGCAGCGGCTCACCGGCCAGCAGGCCCCCGCCCGGCCGGCGGGGCAGATCCGCCTGAGCGAACTGAACAGCTTTTTCGTCAACAACCTCGCCGAGGGCCAGCTGTTCGTAATCAGCGGCCAGGCCATCAACGAATTTACCGAGGCCCGCTCCGCGGTCACCGTCAAAGGGGTGCTGTTCGACAAAAACGGCAAGGCCCTGGTGCAGCAGACGGTTTTCTGCGGCAACGCGCTGGACGAGGACGCCTTGCGGAGCATGCCGTTTTCCCGCATCGAAGAGAGCATGAACAACCAGTTCGGCGACTCCCTCTCCAATCTCAACATCGGCGCGGGCAAGGCGATCCCCTTCACCATCGTGTTCAAGAACCTGCCGCCGGATCTCGCCGAGTTCATCGTCGAGGTGGTCGACTCGAAGCCGGCCTCCAAGTAG
- the hpt gene encoding hypoxanthine phosphoribosyltransferase, which translates to MPQNNQNLKLKLLYSRNYIAEQVKRLGEEISRDFAESEVLLVGVLKGSFLFCADLAREVSVPAKVDFVRLASYGSETRSSGIVEMRKDLEEPIKGRNVIIVEDIVDSGYTLESLYHRLLLREPKSLKICTLIDKRNRREVDIEADYVGITMDDGFIIGYGLDYDEQYRNLPDIHLVEGV; encoded by the coding sequence ATGCCGCAGAACAACCAGAATCTGAAATTGAAGCTGCTTTATTCCAGAAACTACATCGCTGAGCAGGTCAAACGCCTGGGCGAGGAAATCAGCCGTGATTTCGCCGAGAGCGAGGTTCTGCTGGTGGGGGTGCTCAAAGGCTCGTTCCTGTTCTGCGCCGACCTGGCCCGGGAGGTGAGCGTTCCGGCCAAGGTCGATTTCGTGCGCCTGGCCAGCTACGGCTCCGAGACCCGCTCCTCCGGGATCGTGGAAATGCGCAAGGACCTCGAAGAGCCGATCAAGGGTCGCAATGTCATCATCGTGGAGGACATCGTCGACAGCGGATACACGCTGGAGTCGCTCTACCACCGGCTGCTGCTGCGCGAGCCCAAGTCCCTCAAGATCTGCACGCTGATCGACAAGCGCAACCGCCGCGAAGTCGACATCGAGGCCGATTACGTGGGGATCACCATGGATGACGGCTTCATCATCGGCTATGGCCTCGACTACGATGAACAATACCGCAACCTTCCCGACATTCACCTGGTTGAAGGCGTATAG